A genomic region of Arachis hypogaea cultivar Tifrunner chromosome 5, arahy.Tifrunner.gnm2.J5K5, whole genome shotgun sequence contains the following coding sequences:
- the LOC112802839 gene encoding membrane steroid-binding protein 1, which produces MALQLWETLKEAIVAYTGLSPPTFFTLLALFLAIYYVVSGLFGSSANNTHGATRDFEPQMQPLKPPVQLGEVTEEELKAYDGTDPEKPLLMAIKGEIYDVSQSRMFYGPGGPYALFAGKDASRALAKMSFEEKDLTGDISGLGPFELEALQDWEYKFMSKYVKVGTIKKEVPVTEGEFKGESSESSPQDGDAPKPTIEEGGSSENVAVKSEENHSHVDADKE; this is translated from the exons ATGGCTCTGCAACTGTGGGAGACTTTGAAGGAAGCAATAGTGGCTTACACTGGCCTCTCTCCACCCACCTTCTTCACTCTTTTGGCActcttccttgccatttactACGTCGTTTCGGGCCTCTTTGGTTCCTCCGCTAATAACACCCATGGAGCCACCAGGGATTTCGAGCCGCAGATGCAGCCTCTGAAACCGCCGGTTCAGCTCGGTGAGGTCACGGAGGAGGAGCTCAAGGCCTATGATGGCACTGATCCTGAGAAGCCTCTGCTCATGGCCATCAAGGGTGAGATCTATGATGTTTCACAGAGCAG GATGTTTTATGGACCTGGTGGACCATATGCTCTATTTGCCGGCAAGGATGCTAGCAGAGCGTTAGCAAAAATGTCTTTCGAAGAGAAAGACCTAACTGGTGATATATCTGGTCTTGGACCATTTGAGCTTGAGGCGTTGCAAGACTGGGAATACAAGTTTATGAGCAAGTATGTTAAAGTTGGAACCATCAAAAAGGAAGTTCCAGTGACCGAAGGAGAATTCAAAGGTGAATCATCAGAATCCTCTCCCCAAGATGGTGATGCTCCCAAACCTACTATTGAAGAAGGTGGCTCCTCAGAAAACGTAGCTGTTAAAAGTGAGGAAAACCATTCACATGTTGATGCAGATAAAGAGTAA
- the LOC112802840 gene encoding single-strand DNA endonuclease 1, with protein MGVKNLWDILESCKKTVPLHHLQNKRVCVDLSCWMVQLQNVSKSHACMKEKVYLRGLFHRLRALIALNCNVVFVADGSIPAIKLSTYRRRLNMGKEVEHNETNSQQVTSLRRNMGSEFSIMIKEAKALGMALGISCLNGIEEAEAQCALLNFESLCDGCFSSDSDIFLFGARTVYRDICLGDGGHIVCYEMADIETKLGFGRDSLIALSLLLGCDYYQGVHGLGPESACQIVKSIGDKFVLKKIASEGLEWAKKRKGGVNNLQKDEKVLQVINAYMKPKCHSADSDVVHRALAQYQFQRIKLHQICTELFEWPSEKTDGYILPSIAERDLRRFANLRITSSELGLNPPLHEIPVKCPVSEIVKNRRVQGRECYEVSWEKMDGLETSIVPADLIESACPEKILEFEERKAQKKKQNIQKRRSKKNETASSVAELDEKLQNLLLDINLGDKGNHNGESFGFSTAMAATDLSTSEFSYQSHGNIEDIRNISTNDAVSSSITISSMHKVEVIDLLSPSPAPKKSHEQRSSKQNVEVINLSDIENDMSPEHKEKAKDLRLFLASIRNEMH; from the exons ATGGGTGTCAAGAATTTGTGGGACATCCTCGAATCATGCAAGAAAACGGTTCCGCTTCACCATCTCCA GAACAAGAGGGTGTGCGTGGACCTATCGTGCTGGATGGTGCAGCTTCAGAATGTGAGCAAGTCACACGCTTGCATGAAGGAGAAGGTTTACCTCAGAGGCCTCTTTCACCGCCTCAGAGCTCTCATTGCTCTCAATTGCAACGTTGTTTTCGTCGCAG ACGGGTCAATTCCTGCCATCAAATTATCAACTTATAGGCGCCGCTTGAACATGGGGAAAGAG GTGGAACATAATGAAACTAACTCACAGCAAGTGACATCATTAAGAAGAAACATGGGGTCTGAGTTTTCTATAATGATAAAGGAGGCTAAAGCCTTGGGGATGGCTCTTGGCATTTCTTGTTTGAATGG gaTTGAAGAAGCTGAAGCTCAGTGTGCTTTGTTGAACTTTGAGTCATTATGT GATGGATGTTTCAGTTCAGATTCAGATATATTTCTTTTTGGTGCAAGGACGGTGTATAGGGATATCTGCCTCG GTGACGGTGGACATATTGTTTGTTATGAGATGGCAGACATTGAAACAAAACTTGGATTTGGAAGGGATTCACTG ATTGCTCTCTCTTTACTTCTTGGCTGTGACTATTACCAAGGGGTTCATGGTTTGGGTCCG GAATCAGCTTGCCAGATTGTAAAATCAATTGGGGACAAATTTGTTCTTAAAAAAATTGCTTCTGAAGGGCTTGAATGGGCCAAAAAAAGAAAAG GAGGTGTAAATAATTTACAGAAAGACGAGAAGGTTTTGCAAGTAATTAATGCTTATATGAAACCAAAATGTCACTCAGCAGATTCAGATGTTGTGCATAG GGCTTTGGCTCAGTACCAGTTTCAACGTATTAAACTCCATCAGATATGTACTGAATTGTTTGAGTGGCCTTCAGAGAAAACAG ATGGTTACATCCTTCCGAGCATCGCTGAGAGAGATTTACGAAGATTTGCTAATTTGCGGATAACTTCATCTGAACTTGGATTGAACCCTCCTTTACATGAG ATCCCTGTGAAGTGTCCTGTTTCGGAAATAGTCAAGAACAGAAGAGTTCAAGGGAGAGAATGCTATGAAGTTTCTTGGGAAAAAATGGATGGACTTGAAACTTCAATAGTACCTGCAGATCTTATAGAAAG TGCATGTCCTGAGAAGATTTTGGAGTTTGAGGAGAgaaaagctcaaaagaagaaacaaaacattcagaaaagaagatcaaagaagaatgaAACTGCATCATCTGTGGCTGAACTTGATGAAAAGCTTCAGAATTTGTTGCTGGATATCAATCTGGGAGACAAAGGCAACCACAATGGTGAGAGTTTCGGATTTTCAACTGCAATGGCTGCAACTGATCTCAGCACCTCAGAGTTTTCATATCAATCCCATGGTAACATAGAAGATATCAGGAACATATCTACCAATGATGCTGTTTCTAGTTCCATTACCATTTCAAGTATGCATAAAGTTGAGGTCATAGATCTTCTGAGCCCTTCACCAGCACCTAAGAAATCTCATGAACAACGATCAAGTAAACAAAATGTTGAAGTGATTAATTTGAGTGACATAGAAAATGACATGTCACCTGaacacaaggagaaagcaaaagaCTTGAGATTGTTCTTAGCAAGTATTAGAAATGAAATGCACTGA
- the LOC112802843 gene encoding transcription factor LAF1, giving the protein MGCQQIEKTKAKHRKGLWSPEEDNKLRNYILNYGHGCWSSVPIKAGLQRNGKSCRLRWINYLRPGLKRGMFTKQEEDTIVTFHHMLGNKWSQIAQKLPGRTDNEIKNYWHSYLKKKVAKEKEIDESHQQVQYATSSSETIDYSFSPNKLVTNDPNYGLLLQNMDKPAPNLVDHSYEHNHNNITNNNYQLSKEASHGSLPKLLFAEWLSLDQVNGGSSMNSDESLMILGNGFDQNSTFQEDLMHMSSSEGPFGGEYQNSLSQCSATEVYNSEVNKFSNQVVGNDYIQHFIDDDADLCSNFSLNNGAMYVMSNSL; this is encoded by the exons ATGGGGTGCCAgcaaatagaaaaaacaaaagcaaaacaCAGAAAAGGGTTATGGTCACCTGAAGAAGATAACAAGCTCAGAAATTATATCCTAAACTATGGCCATGGTTGTTGGAGTTCAGTCCCCATTAAAGCAG ggTTGCAAAGGAATGGAAAGAGTTGCAGATTAAGGTGGATTAATTACTTGAGGCCAGGGTTAAAAAGAGGCATGTTCACCAAACAAGAGGAGGATACAATTGTCACCTTTCACCACATGTTGGGAAACAA GTGGTCTCAGATAGCACAAAAATTGCCAGGAAGAACTGACAATGAGATAAAGAATTATTGGCATTCGTATTTGAAGAAGAAAGTTGCCAAAGAAAAAGAGATTGATGAATCTCATCAACAAGTTCAGTATGCTACCTCAAGCTCAGAAACAATAGACTATTCATTCTCTCCCAATAAACTTGTAACTAATGATCCAAACTATGGATTGTTACTACAAAACATGGATAAACCAGCACCAAATTTAGTTGATCACTCATATGAacataatcataataatattactaataataattaccAATTATCCAAGGAGGCTTCACATGGCTCCTTACCAAAATTGTTATTTGCTGAGTGGCTTTCATTAGACCAAGTAAATGGTGGTAGTTCTATGAACTCAGATGAGTCTTTGATGATATTGGGAAATGGGTTTGATCAAAATTCAACTTTTCAAGAAGATTTGATGCATATGTCATCATCAGAAGGACCCTTTGGTGGAGAATATCAAAATAGTCTAAGTCAATGTTCAGCAACTGAAGTGTACAATTCAGAGGTTAATAAGTTCTCAAATCAGGTTGTTGGAAATGACTACATTCAACATTTcattgatgatgatgctgatttgTGCAGCAATTTCAGCCTCAACAATGGTGCAATGTATGTTATGAGTAATTCACTATGA